A single genomic interval of Nocardioides nitrophenolicus harbors:
- a CDS encoding RidA family protein, with protein MGFNPPHLRFDGMSQAVRSGDFVVLSGQVALDASARIATDDPYEQARQCFTNIDLALAEAGATLAQVTKLVCYLTDAAHFPSYSKAKGEAFASGSAPASTTVVVSALLDPRMLLEVEAWAYVGEGSA; from the coding sequence ATGGGCTTCAACCCGCCGCACCTGCGCTTCGACGGGATGTCGCAGGCGGTGCGCAGCGGCGACTTCGTGGTGCTGTCGGGTCAGGTCGCCCTCGACGCCTCGGCGCGGATCGCCACCGACGACCCGTACGAGCAGGCCCGGCAGTGCTTCACCAACATCGACCTGGCGCTGGCCGAGGCTGGCGCGACGCTGGCGCAGGTCACCAAGCTGGTGTGCTACCTCACCGATGCCGCGCACTTCCCGTCGTACAGCAAGGCGAAGGGCGAGGCCTTCGCGTCCGGCTCCGCCCCCGCGAGTACGACGGTCGTCGTCTCCGCGCTGCTCGACCCGCGAATGCTGCTCGAGGTCGAGGCGTGGGCCTACGTCGGGGAGGGATCGGCGTGA
- a CDS encoding mycofactocin-coupled SDR family oxidoreductase, which yields MGKLDGRTALITGAARGQGRSHALTLAAEGANVVAVDLCADLATIPYPLATPDDLAETKAQVEALGVACHTVQGDVRDTDAIEAVVADAVDRFGSLDIAVANAGVCGFAKFWELDDAAWDEMIGVDLTGVFKTMRAAVRPMLQQGRGRIVATSSMGGRMGNPNLAHYVAAKWGVIGLVKTLALEAASSGITVNAVCPATVDTAMVHNDALYGLFCPDLDAPTRDQVEPAYAAMSPMGVPWVAPEDISKAVLYLVSDDARYVSGTTIDVSTAASAGMP from the coding sequence ATGGGCAAGCTCGACGGCAGGACCGCGCTGATCACCGGCGCCGCTCGCGGCCAGGGACGCTCGCACGCCCTGACCCTCGCCGCGGAGGGCGCGAACGTCGTCGCGGTCGACCTCTGTGCCGACCTCGCGACCATCCCGTACCCCCTCGCCACGCCGGACGACCTCGCCGAGACCAAGGCACAGGTCGAGGCGCTCGGCGTCGCCTGCCACACGGTGCAGGGCGACGTCCGCGACACCGATGCGATCGAGGCGGTCGTCGCCGACGCGGTCGACCGGTTCGGGTCGCTCGACATCGCCGTCGCCAATGCCGGCGTCTGCGGCTTCGCGAAGTTCTGGGAGCTCGATGACGCCGCCTGGGACGAGATGATCGGGGTCGACCTGACCGGTGTCTTCAAGACGATGCGCGCCGCGGTGCGCCCGATGCTCCAGCAGGGCAGGGGCAGGATCGTGGCCACGTCGTCGATGGGCGGGCGGATGGGCAACCCCAACCTCGCCCACTACGTCGCCGCGAAGTGGGGCGTGATCGGCCTGGTCAAGACGCTCGCCCTGGAGGCCGCCTCGTCGGGGATCACCGTCAACGCCGTCTGCCCCGCCACCGTCGACACCGCGATGGTCCACAACGACGCGCTCTACGGGCTGTTCTGCCCCGACCTCGACGCCCCGACCCGTGACCAGGTCGAGCCGGCGTACGCCGCGATGAGCCCGATGGGGGTCCCCTGGGTGGCGCCCGAGGACATCTCGAAGGCCGTGCTCTACCTGGTCTCCGACGACGCCCGCTACGTCAGCGGGACGACGATCGACGTCAGCACCGCCGCGTCCGCGGGCATGCCGTGA
- a CDS encoding ABC transporter permease, which yields MSESLSSATQQAEEVPAARPAEHRAGRIGLDLLDRWAGPLLLVAMIVAFTIASPGVFLTSSNLLAVVNNQTITAVVALGLLFPLAAGVFDISIGGVLTLSVITSAWTFQQTAGSMPVPLAILITLLVGSCAGLVNALLVVRLSIDPFIVTLGSGSIFLGVSQLVANGQVVSRDIPTSFTDLGRGELFGIPNPIVLVVVLALIVFYVLEMTPLGRMIYATGFGREQSRLAGVPTNRILVLAFVISGLCASLAGLVYTSRIGTGQPDVGAQYLLPSYAAAFLGSTMIKPGRFNVPGLLVGLAILAIGINGLQLQGIPFWVISTFQGGALILAVVLTKLRKLSVRADG from the coding sequence GTGAGCGAATCGTTGAGCTCTGCTACGCAGCAGGCTGAGGAGGTGCCGGCGGCGCGACCCGCCGAGCACCGGGCGGGCCGGATCGGTCTCGACCTGCTCGACCGCTGGGCCGGGCCGCTGCTGCTCGTCGCGATGATCGTGGCGTTCACCATCGCCTCGCCCGGCGTCTTCCTCACCAGCAGCAACCTGCTGGCGGTCGTCAACAACCAGACGATCACCGCGGTGGTCGCGCTGGGGCTGCTGTTCCCGCTCGCCGCGGGGGTCTTCGACATCTCCATCGGCGGCGTGCTCACGCTGTCGGTGATCACGTCGGCCTGGACCTTCCAGCAGACGGCCGGCTCGATGCCGGTGCCGCTCGCCATCCTGATCACGCTGCTGGTCGGCTCCTGCGCCGGCCTGGTCAACGCGCTGCTGGTGGTGCGCCTCAGCATCGACCCGTTCATCGTCACGCTCGGGTCCGGCTCGATCTTCCTGGGCGTCTCGCAGCTGGTGGCCAACGGACAGGTCGTCTCGCGCGACATCCCGACGTCCTTCACCGACCTCGGCCGCGGCGAGCTGTTCGGCATCCCGAACCCCATCGTGCTGGTCGTCGTGCTCGCGCTGATCGTCTTCTACGTGCTGGAGATGACCCCGCTGGGCCGGATGATCTACGCCACCGGCTTCGGCCGCGAGCAGTCCCGGCTGGCCGGCGTACCGACCAACCGGATCCTGGTTCTGGCCTTCGTCATCTCCGGCCTCTGCGCCTCGCTGGCCGGTCTCGTCTACACCTCCCGGATCGGGACCGGGCAGCCGGACGTCGGGGCGCAGTACCTGCTGCCGTCGTACGCCGCGGCGTTCCTCGGCTCGACCATGATCAAGCCGGGCCGGTTCAACGTCCCCGGTCTGCTGGTCGGCCTGGCGATCCTCGCGATCGGCATCAACGGCCTGCAGCTGCAGGGGATCCCGTTCTGGGTGATCTCCACCTTCCAGGGCGGTGCGCTGATCCTCGCCGTCGTCCTCACCAAGCTCCGCAAGCTCTCGGTGCGCGCGGACGGCTGA
- a CDS encoding sugar ABC transporter ATP-binding protein, producing the protein MTTDDAAALELRGIVKTFPGQRALDGVDLTVARGEIHALLGHNGSGKSTLIKVLSGFHQPDTGHCSVAGSRLRFGDGVAVSRAGVRIIHQDIGLVDELSVLENLRLGVGTYRAGTLGAIRWRDERAAARARLDDLGLGHIDPAAEVAGLSAVERTEVAIARAIDDPDAIRVLVLDEASAALPEEQVQHLFRLVRTLAARGVGVVYVTHRLEEVVDLADRVTVLRDGAVVLQESVSALTREDLARVIAGSEVEAVHTSDRAAGRTTGAPVLELAGVVAGRELAGASLTLREGEVLGVAGLAGSGVHEVVRLLQGRSALRSGAVLVGGAPVPRPGVRSLRRLGVAVLPGERDQKRITGMTVAENITIADLAPYWRGGRFRHRAERADAVALVERYRIRPPDVQRPIELLSGGNAQKAYVARLLRTAPRVLVLEEPTHGVDVGGTAEILRLLVEAARTEGTAVLLCSSDTDDLAATCDRVLVLRDGVVADELTDKEITRERIVELCYAAG; encoded by the coding sequence ATGACCACGGACGACGCGGCCGCCCTGGAGCTGCGCGGGATCGTCAAGACGTTCCCCGGCCAGCGGGCCCTCGACGGCGTCGACCTCACCGTCGCACGCGGCGAGATCCACGCCCTGCTGGGCCACAACGGCTCCGGGAAGTCGACCTTGATCAAGGTGCTCTCCGGGTTCCACCAGCCCGACACCGGGCACTGCTCCGTCGCCGGATCGCGCCTGCGGTTCGGCGACGGGGTGGCCGTCAGCCGGGCCGGTGTCCGGATCATCCACCAGGACATCGGTCTGGTCGACGAGCTGTCGGTGCTGGAGAACCTCCGGCTCGGCGTCGGCACCTACCGGGCCGGCACGCTCGGCGCCATCCGCTGGCGCGACGAGCGTGCCGCGGCCCGGGCCCGGCTCGACGACCTCGGCCTCGGGCACATCGACCCGGCGGCCGAGGTGGCCGGCCTCTCCGCCGTCGAGCGGACCGAGGTCGCGATCGCCCGGGCGATCGACGACCCCGACGCGATCCGGGTCCTCGTCCTCGACGAGGCCTCGGCCGCCCTGCCGGAGGAGCAGGTGCAGCACCTGTTCCGGCTGGTCCGCACGCTCGCGGCCCGCGGCGTCGGGGTGGTCTACGTGACCCACCGGCTGGAGGAGGTCGTCGACCTCGCCGACCGGGTGACGGTGCTGCGCGACGGTGCCGTCGTCCTGCAGGAGAGCGTCTCGGCGCTCACCCGCGAGGACCTCGCCCGGGTCATCGCCGGCAGCGAGGTCGAGGCCGTGCACACCTCCGACCGCGCCGCCGGACGGACGACGGGCGCGCCGGTCCTCGAGCTGGCCGGCGTCGTCGCGGGGCGCGAGCTCGCCGGTGCCAGCCTCACGCTGCGCGAGGGCGAGGTGCTCGGCGTCGCCGGCCTCGCCGGCTCCGGTGTGCACGAGGTGGTCCGGCTGCTCCAGGGACGCTCGGCACTGCGGTCGGGCGCGGTGCTGGTCGGCGGCGCTCCGGTGCCGCGGCCCGGGGTCCGGTCGCTGCGGCGGCTCGGTGTCGCGGTGCTGCCCGGCGAGCGCGACCAGAAGCGGATCACGGGCATGACCGTGGCCGAGAACATCACGATCGCCGACCTGGCGCCGTACTGGCGCGGGGGGCGGTTCCGGCACCGCGCCGAGCGCGCGGACGCCGTCGCCCTCGTCGAGCGCTACCGGATCCGGCCGCCCGACGTGCAGCGGCCGATCGAGCTGCTCAGCGGCGGCAACGCCCAGAAGGCCTACGTGGCGCGCCTCCTGCGCACCGCACCGCGCGTGCTGGTGCTGGAGGAGCCCACCCACGGCGTCGATGTCGGCGGCACCGCCGAGATCCTGCGCCTCCTCGTCGAAGCGGCACGCACCGAGGGCACCGCCGTCCTCCTGTGCTCCTCCGACACCGACGACCTCGCCGCCACCTGTGACCGCGTCCTGGTGCTGCGCGACGGCGTCGTCGCCGACGAACTGACCGACAAGGAGATCACCCGTGAGCGAATCGTTGAGCTCTGCTACGCAGCAGGCTGA
- a CDS encoding sugar ABC transporter substrate-binding protein, with the protein MPSNNLPRARRRRGAVVAALVVAATVALAGCNSSDSGGDDGPAASGPWLDDAKAAAETAVKVPTEIAVKALGPVEPPASMTVYFVGCDQSIPGCVAQVEGVRQATEALGFDLEVCDAKSDVASFQNCMSQAVNAKPDVIVNNARPSADASEAYATAHELKIPVIGQFTAQLPDPEKGNTVEVGNVCQIEGELLGSYIVSESGGKANVAIFADTVYQCNGQRADGVKAALDKCPSCKVSVDRFSVATAQTDLPPALQAKIQSNPQLNWVVSTPGFSGVMAADAVRQAGKEDAISVGTFDGDEPTLALVRQGDIIKADVASGVYENGWTVVDAALRLKAGQTIPDNIENPTQLLMTQESAPETGTYEGADGFRDQFQALWGVS; encoded by the coding sequence GTGCCTTCCAACAACCTCCCTCGCGCCCGCCGTCGCCGCGGCGCGGTGGTCGCCGCCCTGGTGGTCGCCGCCACGGTGGCGCTCGCCGGCTGCAACAGCTCCGACTCCGGCGGTGACGACGGCCCGGCCGCCAGCGGTCCGTGGCTCGACGACGCCAAGGCCGCCGCCGAGACCGCCGTCAAGGTCCCGACCGAGATCGCCGTCAAGGCGCTCGGGCCGGTCGAGCCGCCGGCGTCCATGACCGTCTACTTCGTCGGCTGCGACCAGTCGATCCCGGGCTGCGTGGCCCAGGTCGAGGGAGTCCGCCAGGCGACCGAGGCTCTCGGCTTCGACCTGGAGGTCTGCGACGCCAAGAGCGACGTCGCGTCCTTCCAGAACTGCATGAGCCAGGCGGTCAACGCCAAGCCCGACGTCATCGTCAACAACGCCCGGCCCTCGGCCGACGCGTCGGAGGCCTACGCGACGGCGCACGAGCTGAAGATCCCGGTGATCGGCCAGTTCACCGCGCAGCTCCCGGACCCCGAGAAGGGCAACACGGTCGAGGTCGGCAACGTCTGCCAGATCGAGGGCGAGCTGCTCGGGAGCTACATCGTCTCGGAGTCCGGCGGCAAGGCGAACGTCGCGATCTTCGCCGACACCGTCTACCAGTGCAACGGCCAGCGCGCCGACGGGGTCAAGGCCGCGCTCGACAAGTGCCCGAGCTGCAAGGTGAGCGTCGACCGGTTCAGCGTCGCGACGGCGCAGACCGACCTGCCGCCTGCGCTGCAGGCGAAGATCCAGTCCAACCCGCAGCTCAACTGGGTGGTCAGCACGCCCGGCTTCTCCGGCGTCATGGCGGCGGACGCCGTGCGCCAGGCCGGCAAGGAGGACGCCATCTCCGTCGGCACCTTCGACGGCGACGAGCCCACCCTCGCGCTGGTCCGCCAGGGCGACATCATCAAGGCCGACGTGGCCTCCGGCGTCTACGAGAACGGCTGGACCGTCGTCGACGCGGCGCTGCGGCTCAAGGCCGGGCAGACCATCCCGGACAACATCGAGAACCCGACCCAGCTCCTGATGACCCAGGAGAGCGCGCCCGAGACGGGCACCTACGAGGGCGCCGACGGCTTCCGCGACCAGTTCCAGGCGCTCTGGGGCGTCAGCTGA
- a CDS encoding aminotransferase-like domain-containing protein yields MTFDPTDKLSDLAAGGPALFFPDPPAQVTFNFDQGIAAEETFPLDDFRRLMGEVLDRDGGRALEYISFGYEEETDQIVYLPSYIELMLGHTGLREEVAAWISKTQDVPDLGADNLILTSGSVQAIALAVNALVNPGDGVLVEKATFPYAMRFMQMRGADIRTVEIDEHGLVVESLVERLEEMRRDGVTPKLLYVIPTFQLPTCVVMPEDRRRRLLEVAEEYDFVILEDSIYADLRYGGDPVPSLLSMDTDGRVIQSHGFSKVLAPALRIGWITAPEPLIHALASVRQDLGVSQWICRMLEQYLKEGLLDPHIERANAVYRRKRDLAVKAVREHCGGLVSFDVPEGGYYLWLKIADNVDWEKAQHEAAMAGVFCRPGEKFLGQEAGQGYLRLAYSHAPDHELERGIKALGEAIVANAR; encoded by the coding sequence GTGACCTTCGACCCGACCGACAAGCTCTCCGACCTCGCCGCCGGCGGCCCGGCGCTGTTCTTCCCCGACCCGCCCGCCCAGGTCACCTTCAACTTCGACCAGGGCATCGCGGCCGAGGAGACCTTCCCGCTCGACGACTTCCGGCGGCTGATGGGCGAGGTCCTCGACCGCGACGGCGGCCGCGCGCTGGAGTACATCTCCTTCGGCTACGAGGAGGAGACCGACCAGATCGTCTACCTGCCGTCGTACATCGAGCTGATGCTCGGGCACACCGGTCTGCGTGAGGAGGTCGCGGCGTGGATCTCGAAGACCCAGGACGTGCCGGACCTCGGCGCCGACAACCTGATCCTCACCTCCGGCTCGGTGCAGGCGATCGCGCTCGCGGTCAACGCGCTCGTCAACCCCGGTGACGGCGTCCTGGTCGAGAAGGCGACGTTCCCCTACGCCATGCGGTTCATGCAGATGCGCGGCGCCGACATCCGCACCGTCGAGATCGACGAGCACGGGCTGGTCGTCGAGTCGCTGGTCGAGCGGCTCGAGGAGATGCGTCGTGACGGCGTGACGCCCAAGCTGCTCTACGTCATCCCGACGTTCCAGCTGCCCACCTGCGTCGTGATGCCCGAGGACCGCCGCCGACGGCTGCTGGAGGTGGCCGAGGAGTACGACTTCGTCATCCTCGAGGACTCGATCTACGCCGACCTGCGCTACGGCGGCGACCCGGTCCCGTCGCTGCTGAGCATGGACACCGACGGCCGGGTGATCCAGAGCCACGGCTTCTCCAAGGTGCTCGCCCCCGCCCTCCGGATCGGCTGGATCACCGCGCCCGAGCCCCTCATCCACGCACTCGCCTCCGTGCGCCAGGACCTCGGCGTCAGCCAGTGGATCTGCCGGATGCTCGAGCAGTACCTGAAGGAGGGCCTGCTCGACCCGCACATCGAGCGCGCCAACGCCGTCTACCGCCGCAAGCGCGACCTCGCCGTGAAGGCGGTGCGCGAGCACTGCGGCGGCCTGGTCAGCTTCGACGTGCCCGAGGGCGGCTACTACCTCTGGCTCAAGATCGCCGACAACGTCGACTGGGAGAAGGCGCAGCACGAGGCCGCGATGGCCGGCGTCTTCTGCCGTCCGGGCGAGAAGTTCCTCGGCCAGGAGGCCGGTCAGGGCTACCTCCGGCTCGCCTACAGCCACGCGCCCGACCACGAGCTCGAGCGCGGCATCAAGGCCCTCGGTGAGGCGATCGTCGCCAACGCGCGCTGA
- a CDS encoding mycofactocin-coupled SDR family oxidoreductase — MRNFAGRTALVTGAAKGQGRSHAIALAQRGADVVLVDIAEQIPCASRMATPAELDETARMVESLGASCLTLKADTRSPEQMRDVVAATVDRFGRVDVLLANAGIAAFGPVRTMADDVWRDVVDVNLGGVAASIRAVAPVMAAQRSGRIVATASSVGREGGPNNANYAASKWGVIGLVKSVAIELAPYGVTVNAFSPMSVSTDMCHNDLTYGLFRPDLEAPTTDDVRATFATLNPMAVPWIEVGDATEAVLFLASDEARYITGTALDVAGGWNAFHSA; from the coding sequence ATGAGGAACTTCGCCGGCCGGACCGCCCTGGTCACCGGTGCCGCCAAGGGGCAGGGGCGCTCACACGCGATCGCGCTCGCACAGCGCGGCGCCGACGTCGTGCTGGTGGACATCGCCGAGCAGATCCCGTGCGCCTCGCGGATGGCGACGCCCGCGGAGCTCGACGAGACCGCCCGCATGGTCGAGTCGCTCGGCGCGTCCTGCCTCACGCTCAAGGCCGACACCCGCAGCCCCGAGCAGATGCGCGACGTGGTCGCGGCCACCGTCGACCGGTTCGGGCGGGTGGACGTGCTCCTGGCCAACGCCGGCATCGCCGCCTTCGGACCGGTCCGCACGATGGCCGACGACGTGTGGCGCGATGTCGTCGACGTCAACCTCGGGGGAGTGGCGGCGAGCATCCGTGCGGTCGCGCCGGTGATGGCCGCGCAGCGCTCCGGGCGGATCGTCGCGACCGCCTCGTCGGTCGGCCGCGAGGGCGGTCCCAACAATGCCAACTACGCGGCGTCCAAGTGGGGTGTGATCGGACTCGTGAAGTCCGTCGCGATCGAGCTGGCCCCCTATGGGGTGACGGTCAACGCGTTCTCGCCGATGTCGGTGTCGACCGACATGTGCCACAACGACCTGACCTACGGCCTCTTCCGCCCCGACCTGGAGGCGCCCACCACCGACGACGTGCGCGCCACCTTCGCCACCCTCAACCCGATGGCCGTGCCGTGGATCGAGGTCGGCGACGCCACCGAGGCCGTCCTCTTCCTCGCCTCCGACGAGGCCCGCTACATCACCGGCACGGCGCTCGACGTCGCCGGTGGCTGGAACGCCTTCCACAGCGCCTGA
- a CDS encoding SDR family NAD(P)-dependent oxidoreductase — protein sequence MNQNSTRYDGRRVLITGGARGLGAAIAASFVAAGARVAVWDAPGGMQLGYPLSGAAELDAARELVGPEGHVAAVDVRDVAQVRAALPAAVEALGGLDVVICAAGVRTAATAATMSDADWDAVVDTNLHGTYHVLRESLAHLEASGRGRIVVVAAEEGRRGAFGLSHYAAAAWGQIGLAKSLAHEVADQGISLGVVCPGVMETAMTDDPAFWAVLQAGRDGSLATTGPDRGAAEHALRVRHPSSTTYVDLDAVVRAVDQLVSEPGLDRTGAVIDVSAGLAATNTA from the coding sequence ATGAACCAGAATTCAACGCGCTACGACGGTCGCCGGGTGCTCATCACCGGTGGTGCCCGCGGCCTCGGCGCCGCGATCGCCGCGTCCTTCGTCGCGGCCGGAGCGCGGGTCGCGGTGTGGGACGCGCCCGGTGGCATGCAGCTCGGCTACCCGCTGTCCGGTGCGGCCGAGCTCGACGCGGCCCGGGAGCTGGTCGGTCCGGAGGGGCACGTCGCCGCGGTCGACGTCCGCGACGTCGCCCAGGTCCGCGCGGCGCTGCCCGCTGCCGTGGAGGCGCTCGGCGGGCTCGACGTCGTCATCTGCGCGGCCGGCGTGCGCACCGCCGCGACCGCGGCCACCATGAGCGACGCGGACTGGGACGCCGTCGTCGACACCAACCTGCACGGCACGTACCACGTGCTGCGCGAGAGCCTGGCCCACCTCGAGGCGTCCGGCCGTGGCCGGATCGTGGTGGTCGCGGCCGAGGAGGGCCGGCGCGGCGCGTTCGGGCTGAGCCACTACGCCGCCGCGGCCTGGGGCCAGATCGGACTCGCCAAGTCGCTCGCCCACGAGGTCGCCGATCAGGGCATCTCGCTCGGTGTCGTGTGCCCCGGCGTGATGGAGACAGCGATGACCGACGACCCGGCGTTCTGGGCGGTGCTGCAGGCCGGTCGCGACGGGTCGCTCGCGACGACCGGCCCCGACCGCGGTGCGGCCGAGCACGCCCTGCGCGTGCGCCACCCGAGCAGCACCACGTACGTCGACCTCGACGCGGTCGTGCGCGCGGTCGACCAGCTCGTCTCGGAGCCGGGCCTGGACCGCACCGGGGCGGTCATCGACGTCTCGGCCGGCCTGGCCGCCACCAACACGGCGTGA
- a CDS encoding TetR/AcrR family transcriptional regulator, translating into MTLLPTRQALIDAAVDVFTEKGLHGARVIDVTKRAGVAAGSFYTYFETKEGLFLEVVDKVRQELAAEVPRARFSDAESARAWLHDVVRLQVVRLSEGAATWRMINAAALGNVQVATALREQDDPLTRTLTDELGFWAEQGWIDPGVESAVVVDALIALTEQAVQQWSHDDAGPDLEAATAAVADAWTALLRMPPRGSGR; encoded by the coding sequence GTGACCCTCCTGCCGACCCGACAGGCGTTGATCGACGCCGCCGTCGACGTCTTCACCGAGAAGGGCCTGCACGGTGCCCGGGTGATCGACGTGACGAAGCGCGCCGGGGTCGCGGCAGGCAGCTTCTACACCTACTTCGAGACCAAGGAGGGGCTCTTCCTCGAGGTCGTCGACAAGGTTCGGCAGGAGCTGGCCGCGGAGGTCCCGCGCGCGCGCTTCTCCGACGCCGAGAGCGCCCGCGCCTGGCTGCACGACGTGGTGCGCCTCCAGGTCGTCCGGCTGAGCGAGGGCGCCGCGACCTGGCGGATGATCAATGCCGCCGCGCTCGGCAACGTCCAGGTCGCCACGGCCCTGCGCGAGCAGGACGACCCGCTGACCCGCACCCTCACCGACGAGCTCGGGTTCTGGGCGGAGCAGGGCTGGATCGACCCCGGCGTCGAGAGCGCCGTCGTCGTCGACGCGCTGATCGCGCTCACCGAGCAGGCCGTCCAGCAGTGGTCCCACGACGACGCCGGCCCCGACCTCGAGGCCGCGACGGCCGCCGTGGCCGACGCCTGGACCGCGCTGCTGCGGATGCCGCCCCGAGGGAGTGGCCGATGA
- a CDS encoding TetR/AcrR family transcriptional regulator, producing the protein MSERAATTAQGNRTRGALLRAGRRVLERKGLHKARISDITKEADVSVGTFYLHFENKDDLFRQLLITVEDEVYGELVPFEPGAVDPAQRIRETNRLYLTAFKRNAAFWTCVEAAALEQPHLPGVLAERNRYYRSRTERAIARWQEAGQVAPEVDPATAAFLLGAMTERLAYLWYVFGHREDVDQATEDLTRLWLNYLGLA; encoded by the coding sequence ATGAGCGAGCGCGCCGCGACGACCGCCCAGGGCAACCGCACCCGCGGGGCGCTGCTGCGCGCCGGACGCCGCGTGCTCGAGCGCAAGGGGCTCCACAAGGCCCGGATCTCCGACATCACCAAGGAGGCCGACGTCTCGGTCGGCACCTTCTACCTGCACTTCGAGAACAAGGACGACCTGTTCCGCCAGCTCCTGATCACCGTCGAGGACGAGGTCTACGGCGAGCTGGTGCCCTTCGAGCCCGGCGCGGTCGACCCGGCCCAGCGGATCCGGGAGACCAACCGCCTCTACCTCACCGCGTTCAAGCGCAACGCGGCGTTCTGGACGTGCGTCGAGGCCGCCGCCCTCGAACAGCCCCACCTGCCCGGCGTCCTCGCCGAGCGCAACCGCTACTACCGCAGCCGCACCGAGCGGGCGATCGCCCGGTGGCAGGAGGCCGGGCAGGTCGCGCCCGAGGTGGACCCGGCGACCGCCGCCTTCCTGCTCGGCGCGATGACCGAGCGGCTGGCCTATCTCTGGTACGTCTTCGGCCACCGCGAGGACGTCGACCAGGCCACCGAGGACCTGACCCGGCTCTGGCTCAACTACCTGGGGCTGGCCTGA
- a CDS encoding alpha/beta hydrolase domain-containing protein, with translation MPVTLTPLTGGNGIALTSARPDPDLATAGWSEREYAASGTASAADPAHGSAAFTTRVLVRRPERAPASGTLVVEWLNVSSGADAAPDWTYLAEELVRRGHAWAGVSAQFNGVESGAAAVAVEGAALQGLKAVDPVRYAGLHHPGDAFCHGIFTEVARSLAAATGAERVLAIGESQSAYLLTTYLDQVHPEVRFFDGFLVHSRGDVAAPLGEPGRGIDLLAARTTGVATPIRDDLDVPVIVLQTEGDLLGRMNYLPARQPDGPLLRVWEVAGAAHVDLFQIGEWEAFLGCPDPVNRGQQAYVVRAALRHLESWARGGPAAPAAPPLEIVDGAFVRDDLGIVRGGVRTPVVDAPADVVLGEAAPGASVVCGLFGRTLPLPPGVRERRWATYDDYVAAYTAATDAAVAAGFMLAEDREAVLGELRPAPGS, from the coding sequence ATGCCCGTCACCCTCACCCCGCTCACCGGCGGCAACGGCATCGCGCTGACCTCCGCCCGCCCCGACCCCGACCTGGCGACCGCCGGATGGTCCGAGCGGGAGTACGCCGCCTCGGGCACGGCGAGCGCCGCCGACCCCGCCCACGGCTCGGCCGCGTTCACCACCCGGGTGCTCGTACGCCGCCCGGAGCGCGCGCCGGCGAGCGGGACGCTGGTGGTCGAGTGGCTCAATGTCAGCAGCGGCGCGGACGCGGCGCCGGACTGGACCTATCTCGCCGAGGAGCTGGTCCGCCGGGGCCATGCCTGGGCGGGGGTGTCGGCGCAGTTCAACGGCGTCGAGAGCGGGGCTGCTGCGGTGGCCGTGGAGGGGGCCGCCCTGCAGGGGCTCAAGGCCGTCGACCCGGTCCGGTACGCCGGCCTGCACCATCCCGGTGACGCCTTCTGTCACGGCATCTTCACCGAGGTCGCCCGCTCCCTGGCGGCGGCGACCGGCGCGGAGCGGGTGCTCGCGATCGGGGAGTCGCAGTCGGCGTACCTGCTCACCACCTACCTCGACCAGGTGCACCCGGAGGTGCGCTTCTTCGACGGCTTCCTGGTGCACAGCCGGGGTGACGTGGCGGCACCGCTCGGGGAGCCCGGCCGCGGGATCGACCTGCTCGCCGCCCGGACCACCGGCGTCGCGACGCCGATCCGCGACGACCTGGACGTCCCGGTGATCGTGCTGCAGACCGAGGGCGACCTGCTGGGCCGGATGAACTACCTTCCGGCCCGGCAGCCGGACGGCCCGCTGCTGCGGGTCTGGGAGGTCGCGGGCGCCGCCCACGTCGACCTGTTCCAGATCGGCGAGTGGGAGGCCTTCCTCGGCTGCCCGGACCCGGTCAACCGCGGCCAGCAGGCCTACGTCGTCCGGGCGGCGCTGCGCCACCTCGAGAGCTGGGCCCGTGGCGGTCCGGCGGCGCCCGCCGCGCCACCGCTGGAGATCGTCGACGGCGCCTTCGTCCGCGATGACCTCGGCATCGTCCGTGGCGGCGTCCGCACGCCCGTCGTCGACGCGCCCGCCGATGTCGTCCTCGGCGAGGCGGCGCCGGGCGCCTCGGTCGTCTGCGGCCTGTTCGGCCGCACCCTCCCGCTGCCGCCCGGGGTCCGCGAGCGGCGGTGGGCGACGTACGACGACTACGTGGCGGCCTACACCGCGGCGACGGACGCCGCCGTCGCCGCGGGCTTCATGCTGGCCGAGGACCGCGAGGCCGTGCTGGGGGAGCTCAGGCCAGCCCCAGGTAGTTGA